CGCACCAGCATACTCATGCTGGCGAGCGCGGTTCTGTTTACGCTGCCGATCCTCTGGTCTCCTTCTGAAGGCTTACCGACTGCCCTACCCCGGCTGGTCGGGATCTGGGGCGGAGTGTTGTGTTACGTGACTCTGCTTCAGGTTCCTCTTCAGGAGAAAGAAACCACAGGGATTTTTTATCTGCTGGCTATCGCTGCCGTTGTGGAATGTCTGATTTCGCTGGCGGGGCTTTACTGCCCGGCGTATCTCCCCTTCCCGCTCAATAACCTGGCTGAAAATTATTCTGGCTACGCACCGGGTATATTTCAGCAACTGAATGTCACCGCTCATTTCTGGCGACGGGGCTGGTCGCCCTGCTGTTTGTTCTTGCCGATGCTCGATGCGTCTGTTACCGGGTTCGCGCAGAATCGTATCGCCTGCTGTTTATTTGTGTCAGCATCATAGTGATATCGGCCACGCTGGTTGTGTTTCACTCACGCACCGGCTGGCTCGGCGGGTTAATCGGCATTCTGTGCGTATCGGTGATGTTCAGCCACCCGCGTTTTCGCGTTCGAACGACAAGTCGCCGCCGCCTGCTGGTGGTCCTTTTGCCGTTCGCGGGTGGGCTTTTAGGCATGCTGATGCTGAATCAGCCTCTGGACGCATCCCTCGCGCACGAAAGCTCCAGCAATCAGCGGATGTTAACCCTGGAATACACGCTACGTATGATCGGCGTTCATCCTTGGCGGGGCTGGGGGTTAGGAATGTTTGAACCCGCCTTCCAGAATTTTATGGCCGCGCTGCCGTTCGATAATCCAAGCCGGGAAATGATGCAACACCCGCACAATGAGACGCTGTTTATCTGGGCGGAGGGCGGCGTGATTGCGCTGGCGGGCGGGCTGTGTCTCCTGTGGGGCTGGATAGTTCTTTTCCTGAGGCGAAAAAGCCTGTGGCAGTGGGCGGCACTGCTCACCACCTTGCCGATTCTGCTGCACACTCAGGTGGAGTTTCCACTCTATTATTCCGTGGCGCACTATTTTGCCATTCTGATTTTAATGGCCTCAGCAGACGGAGAACTCCGCACATTTCAGGTTCGCAGTTCGCGGTTACGTTGGCCGCTGGTGTTCATCGCACTGTATGGCTTAGTGCTTTCTGCACAGCTTTTTTTTGCCAGCATTGTGCTGGGAAATTTTGAGACGGGCAGACTTGCTTTCCCTGAGAGCATTACCGGTTTACACGTGCCGGGACTCATGCAGATGCGCTATCAGCGTGACCTTAGCCAGCTCCATTTGTTGCATTTCAACCGGTCGGGCGATATCGATGAGCTGGAAAAGTATGCCGTTGAAAACAGGGAGTGGATTACATTGCATATGGTCGAGGATGCCTGGAACGATCAGGTCAATATTATGTCCTTTTTACAGCACCAGAGCGAAGCTGAGAAATTAAAACTCCAGGCCCACCGGTTAATGCCATGGGACGATCGTTTTAAGCCATAAGGGATCCAAAACGCTTTCAGCCGCGTTTATTAACGCGGCTTTTTTATATGTGGAATTACGTCCTGAAGGCAGATCCACGTATTCCTCCCTCTCCTCAGAATGTCATCACTCCTGCAGTTTAAAATAGCCTATAGCGAGGTACGTCCCAGCAAAAAAACCTTCTGGCATTGCGGCTAGAGACAACAGGTTTTGGCGATACGCCATTGAAGATATAGTTGAAGCGGGAAGAAGATTAGTATAGACGCTAACTCTGCGTAGATCGCCAGAATCAAACCCGTTCAGGGCAAGAATTGGGAATAGAACGAGGCAGAAACAATGAGGCCGGGCGTCCTGCCCGGTCGGTCATTGCGGACGTTACTGGTAGATGAGTTCCAGAACTGCCGTGGCATTTGCTGCGCCAGGACGAATTGCTTCTTTAGTTTGAATATAGCGAGCGGTAATAGGAAAACTTTCTTTCCCGCCGGAAGATTTTTTCAAAGTAATGAGTTTGTTGATTTCAAGCGGCGTGCCATTATAAAGAAGCTGTACGCCTACACCATCTGCAACGCCGTTCTGGCCCTGATTGCCACTGAGTGCCAGAATACTCTTTTCGGTGGAATCAGGGTTCTGTACGCCATTAAGCTTAATATTGATATTTGCGTCGGCATTGCAGTCCAGCTTAAGATCCACCGTGCTCGTCTTATCAGGAGTAGAATTCACCCCTTTAAATTCAGTTGTGAGTACGTCTCCGATCGGAAAGGACAAGCCATTGCCTGATTCAATTGAACATGCCAAAGAGTTAATATTCCCTCCCGATGTATTTATGTTAAAGAGAACAGTGCTTGTTTCTAAATTGGTCACACGGCCTATTTCGCCTGCCGCCAGTCGGCCCGAAGTAATATCTCCCGTCTTTACTAAATAAACGGTTGCAACATTACTTGCTGTCCAATACGTATACGAACTCATACCAGTCGGGCTACTGAAAGAATTATTCTTCCCTGGATTTTCAAAATAATCGTAAGCTCCGGCACCTGAATGGGTATAAGTAAACACCTTAATGCCGACGCCCGGGATGTTTGTATTATAAACGGAGGCGAGTGATGTTTTAGTTGCACCGGCATAATTCATCTTCATCTCTTGCGTGCATGCACCGGCGTATGCAGAGATACCTACCGTCGCCGGGACGGAAACCTCCTTCTGCAATAACACGGTGCCTACCGGCACATCTCTTTGTATATTAAGATCGTTAAAGGTAAAATCTGCTACCTGGCCTTGACCACCTGGAGTACAACTAGCATAGCTATACCCACAAAACAAAAAGGCAATAAGGAAAAAAAAGATATTTCGATTCATAACACATATCTCATAAAAACCTAAAGTCAGATCAATCCTTCTTTAGTTACTGAAAAAGAAAATACAATGAACTTGTATTAAATATGAAACAGAAAAGCCATAAATCTGTCATTGGCCGTTTCACTCATAATTTATGACAAACGTCACCGTCACATTCGTGCTTCCCGCCGTAACGCTGTCTTTTACAGCCGTATAACGCGCCGAGAAATCCAATACCGCCTCAGCCTGCTCCGGTTTCAGTGCTACACCCGTGCTGGTTTTCCCCGGTGGGACAGGCTTACCGTTACCGTCATAGATTCCCAGTGCCAGACCATTGACTGAATCTGAACTGACGTCAATAGCGAATAAATCAGAGTTTAGTGAATCCGCAACGCCCGAAAAGGTAACGGTGGCTTCACTTGCCGCCGGTCCGCAATGTTCCAAATTAATGGAGAATGACTTATCGGGTGAACTGTCTCCTACTTTCCTGAATTGTTTTTGTGCCATCACCCCCATATCCACAACGAAATTTTGTGAATCAGAAGCAATTTCGCAAGTGTTATCCTGAATAACACCTGCAATATTCACCGTTCCGTCATGGGCCTGTGACAGGCCACAAAAAATCATCACTAACCAGGAAATAAACTGTATCTTATTACATTGAATCATGACCAGTAACTCATTGATATGATAAATCAAAAAATAACACTGCTGTCGCATCACCAGGCGTCACAGGGTATTTTGTTGATTTGTAACGCAACAGAAAGGAGAGCGTATTTTCTCCCTCATCCAATGGAAATGTCTTCGATTCGGACTTATTAAAAGGTATGGTTTTGCCCCCGTTATCCAGCAATTCAATACCAATACCTGTAGCGAGTGTCGTTCCTGTTTCAGTTTCGCTCAGAGCGAGTAATACTGGATTGTCAGCATCGGGCGTACCCGAAAACTTAACCGAAACTGAAGCCAATTTACTGTAACAATTTGAGAGATTAATATTCATCGCTTTGAATGCAGAATTACTGCCGACAGAGGGAAAATCCTTACCTGAAAATGAGCCTATAGTGATTTTTTTTGTGAAAGCAACCTCACAGACGCTTGCCACCACATCGCCAGAGATGGTCAGGGTACTTTCGCTCGCCTTAGCCGGGAATATCCCTGCCACAGAAAAAATAAGCAAGAAAAAACATAACACATTATTTTTCATGGTTTCCTTCCCTATTAGCGACAAATCAATTTGATCTGCGTAATCGCTGTATTTTCTGCTTCAACAGGAAGTTGATAGCTTGCGTTACAGGTCATGTTGCTGCCCTCTCCCCACTGCACCGTGAATGTGCCCTTTTGCGCCAGGCCGGATAGATAAACCTGTCCATCCTCTCCAACAATGCTGCCAGTACCATCGTCACGCGTGACGGTCGCCCCAAACGGAACAGGCTGGTTATTATGCAGCAACGTTATCAGTGCACGGCTACCTACATGGGCCTTGAAGGAGACGCGAACCAGAGCACCTTTTGTAGGAACAACATCTGCTACCGTGTCCTCAAGATCAACTTTGTCACCCAGTGTTGTGGTGTCCAGGCCTATACGGTTTTTACGGTAGGTCGTTGCGAAAGGCACAACAGCATATCCACGCCAGTCCGTTTTCACGCCGGTGGAGTTTTCAACTTTAACGTTATCCGCACCCGGCGCTTCAACCAGGACATTCGTTTCCCCTAGCGGCTGGCTCAGAGTAATGCCGTGTCGATGCGCCACGATGCCGCCCGCAACGCCGTAGGTCACCTGCTGAGAATTACTGCTGTCGTAGCTGTAACCTACGTTGGCATTACCATATCCACCCTGATAAGCAAGGCTGGCATTACCGCTATTACCTGTACCCTGATTACCGTAGCCCTGCTGAACGCTGTAGCTCAGGTTATTGCCTTCCAGCAGAGTACCGCTGATCCCGGCGTTCTGGGTGACGCTACCGTGGTTATCGTGGTTCATGCTGTACGTCGCAAATGCGTTATTTGACGACGAGGCTCCCTGCGCTGAGAGCCATTTACCGATCGGTAACGACAGGTTGAATGCAATCATTTTGTCGGCTACGGGTTGGCCGGACATCTGGCTGTAGTTGTAGCTCAAACCGATATTAATATCCTTCCAGGTGGTGTTATAACCAAACTGCACCAGCGTATCTTTATCATCGTTATGCCAGTAACTTTGCTGGCTTCCGCTGAGATAAATGGAGCCAAAACCACCCAGTTGTTGAGAAATATTGACCTGCAACTTTCCGCGCTTGGTGTAATAGAGGTTGTAGTAGTCGAACCAGTGCGGCACATCGTTGTTATCATCATCATCCTCGTTCAGCGGATTGCTGTTGTAGCCATCCATGTGCTTGTACGTAGTATCCGTAAAGGTGTAATAGCCTGACGTTGAATAGCGATAGCCCAATAACTGGAAGTTAGTTCCTATTTCGTTTAACGATTTTGCATAAAGCAAACGCAATGACTGACCGCTATGCTCGGTCTCATCAATAAGCGTACTTTGGGCGTGAGTGACATCCGCAGACAGCGCGCCCCAGTGGCCCATATTGACCCCCGTCCCGATCGCCATTGCCTTGTAGTTGTCAGACAGCTGTGCGCCGCCATACAACGTAAAACCATGCGGCAAGCCCCAGCTTAATGTTCCTTGTGTGAAAGAGACTTGATCTTGCTGTTCGTTGCTGGTGCGGTACTTCGCGGCTGTGGCAGAATATTTCAGACGACCTTCGCGCTGTAGTAACGGGACGGCGGAATAAGGGACAGAATAGGAGGTAATAGCACCATCCTGCTCTTTTACTTCTACCGTCAAATCCCCGCTTGAGGATGTCGGAAAGAGATCGTCTATTGCAAAGGCGCCAGGCGCTACGTAAGTCTGATAAATAACGTATCCGTTTTGTTTGATCGTCACCTGAGCGTTGCTTTTTGCAATACCGCGCACCGTGGGGGCGAAGCCTTTTAGGCTGTCCGGCAACATATTGTCGTCTGAGGCCAGCTGAACACCACGGAAGCTAACGCTGTCAAACACGTCACCACTGGTATAACTGTCACCCACCGTCAGTTCACTTTTCAGCGAGATGATCGTGCGTTCCAGAAAACCACTAATGTGTTGCCACTGGCTGGTTGTCTCTCCATTACTACTGGTGCTACGGTTAAATGTAGAATAGTCACGATAACGCCATGCTCCCAGGTTTACGCCGCCGTTTAGCCCCAGAAAATTGCTGCTACCTTCGCCGCTGCTGTCTTTTCGTCTGGAGCCATTCAGGTTGTAGTTCAGAAGCAGGGCGTTAATCCCCTGATCCCATTTTTCCGGAGGAATGTAGCCCCGTGCGCTATTTTTAAGCGCAACCTGTGGCACACTGAGATCCAGGCGCTGCTTGCTAAAATCAAAACTGGCTTTAGCCCCCTCAATCAAAGTCGCGATGTCGATACACTGTCCGTCTACAGACTGTTTTCGGTCTTGCGGAATACTCAGATCGAGCCCCAGGCCGCCCAACACCTTCTCAGATAAACAGGCCGTCAAACCTGTATCATCGGAGGATGACGGGGCACTGGAATTCTGCGTTTGCCGGGCCTGAAACTCGACATCATGACTGATGATAAAATCATTATTGAGATAGATGTCTACGCGATATATCCCAGGGGCCTGGCTGCCGTCGTTTTCAAAGCGGGATAGATCGGCAACCTGATTTTTGCCATCCGCTAAAAAAGCCGGATTAAAATAGTTCTCTGCATGCAAAACACCGGGAAATAAACCCGTTCCAATAACTAAAGCTAATGGAGATAACCGCCAGCAGACTGCATTAATCATTCGAGCTTGTTTTCGAAGTTTCATAACATCTTATGACCTGTCTGCATTACGCATTGCATGTTAGTGCTGGGGTTACTGCGCCATAGTCATTCATGGTCTGGAAAGAGATACTGCCCTGGGCATTATCTGGCGCCGTTACCTGAAGGTTACCCATTGGGGGAACCATGTTGTTCGGCAATGCTTTCCCTCCAACGCTGAATTTCACCAGCGAAACAAAATAGGGAGAAGGGTTTGTAATGGTGATGCTTTTTCCACTACGCTGGCAACGCAGCGTTGCAGGTGCATCCATTGATTTCATTTTTAAATGCGCAGGGCGAACAAATAATTTGATCACACTTTGCGTAGCGATCTGTAAGGTATTACCCTGAAGTTGTTTTTTATCGAGTGAAGGTATTGCTTTGTTATTGAAGTAAAATACTGACTCGCGATCTTCCGGAAGTTTTGGGCCTACATACATGATGCGCAGAACGTTCGCTTTTTGAGGCTTCATCACAAACAATGGCGGCGTCACGGTAAACTGTGTGGATTTATTACCCTGGAGATCGGACACCCAAGATTGTACCAAAAACGTCTCTTTGTTATTGGTGTTAACAACATTGATGCTGGTTTGTTTTTCACCCAACGGATAAATGATTCGGGTGGCCCCCAGTGCGATCCCTTCTGCATAAACAAAATGACTATTTCCCAGACAGAGCATTGGCAAGAGTAACATTGAAATAAGGGTTTTCATTTTTAAAAAATCCAAAAAAAAAATAAAAAAGCATCCTGGTGAGCACTTATCCATTTTTACTTACTGATAAATCACCGAGAAAGTGACGGCCGCACTGGCATCCCCCGCCGTAACGGGCATCGATACAGAGCGATATCGTGCGGTAAACAGTAATGTGTTCTCTCCGGCAATCAGCGGCATTTTTGCGAGAGGTTGGCTATCAGGAATTACCTGGTTGCCTCTCATATCAAAAATACCAATTCCGACGCCCTTTGCAGCACCAGAGCCAAAACCTGCCTGAAAGACCTGTGGATCCTTAAGATCAGCCAGTCCGTTGAAGGTGACGCCTGCCGACTCGCTGGTTGAAGTGGCACAATTTTCAAGCTTAATCCAGAAGGTGACCGGTTCCGCCCAACTTCCTGGCCCTAAAAATGAACCGGTACGGACTTGACCCATCATGACACTCTGGTCAAAACTCTGCGTATCAATTGAACATGAGCTATTAACCACAGCACCATAGAAATGCACTTTTCCCACGGTTGATATATCGCTGCTAATACCTGGCTGAATAAATAGCAGTTGAACGAAAATTATCAGTGCTATCAGACGAAACATGTTTATCTCAATAAAAAATAATGATGAAGCGCCAGAAATATCCCCCCCGGAATTCCAGAGGGGGATAAATAAAGCAATCAGGAATAGATGATCTGGAATGTTGCAACAGCTTCAACAGCACCCGCTGTTGGTTCATCCCCAGTTGTCAGATAATCAACACTCATAGGAATGGTGTTGTCGCCTTTTGACAGCGGAATGGTGTCAGATGCGGTTCCAGAGTTAACATTCATCGCCTTACCATCTGGCCCAAACAGGCGCAAAGCCACGCCAGTTGCTCCGCCAGAACCTGCGGTGTTAGCCAAAGCACCTGCAGTTACAGCGTCAGACTGACCGCTGAAACTGATAGCGGCATTCGTATAAGTGCTGACATCGCAGTTAGTCAGGGTCACGTAGAACGGCTTAGACTGGCCAGAAACGGCATCTTTAGCGCCGAGGCTTTTCAACGTAATTTGATCAATATGGACAACCTGGTCTTCAGATTCCAGGGCAACAGCGCACGGTGCGTCAACCACAGAACCCATAAACTTAATATTACCACCGTTAACGGTCGTAGTGGTGCTTGCCGCCTGTGCACAGGTGGCGCTTGCCATAATAGATGCCATAACTACAGCGAACATATGCTTCTTCATTTAAAACTCCAGATACCTATAAGAAAGAAAAATCCTGTTTTCTCAAATAAAACATTATTTTTCAGCGAAAAAATACTCAGCATGTTGCAACAATGTTTTACTGACATGGGAATTTTTACAATATTAAATTTCCAGTTCAAATGAAATGCGATCCTCTCCTGGCTCCTAAATGGGACAATGTTTAGAAGGACAATACCCTTAGCGGTACTTAGAATTACAGCATCAGCATGGAAAACTGTCTTTTCCCGTTAAGGAGTCATATATTATCTCTTGGAGTTTTACCGTGAAAATTATTTCTATTTTACTGCTTGGCTGCACTATCGCTGCCACCTGCCAGATGGCTCATGCAACGGTCAATATTGGCGGAACACGCCTCGTCTATGCAGGTGCAAAAAAAGAAGTGTCGCTCAGCGTTCGTAATCCGGACAGTAGTCCTTATCTTATCCAGACGGTTATCGATAATCTTGATAGTAGTCCGCAAAAACCGCCCTTTATCATCACCCCTCCGCTTTATCGCCTTGATGGAGGGAAAGAAAACCTGATGCGCGTTATCCAGTCAGGAAATCTTCCACAAGATAAAGAGTCCATGTTCTGGCTACGTGTTAAGGCAATCCCATCTGCGCCACGTGAAAAAAATACGCTACAGATTGCGGTATCAACCAGCATCAAACTGATTTACCGCCCGGACTCGCTGAAAAACCTGGATGTAGAGAAAGAGAGCGACAAACTCAGCTGGCATATCTCTGGCAACCAACTGGATATCAACAATCCGACGCCCTGCTACATTAATTTCAATGAAATCAGTGTTGCCGGAAAAAAACTCACGAATGTCTCCTATGCGTCTCCAGGAAAAACAACATCTTTTACGCTACCTGCGGGTGTTAATTCAGGAAATATTCAATTTAGCGTCATCAGCGACTTCGGCGCTGTGGGTAAGATGCACTCAAAATCTGCTTAAATGGTTATGATTATGTTTAACGTAAATAAATTCTTTTTATCATCAACAGCCTGTATTTTCCTTGCTGCGGGTATTGTCCACTCGGCTTTTGCCGTAGACCCAGTACAAATTACCGTAACGGGCAATATTGTCGCCTCACCTTGTGTAATCGATACGGGAAGCGAGTCATTAAATATTTCTCTGGGAGACCAGTTGCAAAGCGCCGATCTCAATGCAGCAGGAAGCGGTTCTGCATGGGTACCAATTAACGTCGTTTTCAAAAGCTGTCCGGCGGGTACTTCAACCATTACCGCGACATTTCACGGCACAGCCGATGCTGGGGACCCGAATACACTGTACAGCAACACGGCAGTAGATGCGGGTGAAAACAAAGCGGCCAAAAACATCGCTGTTCAGCTTGAAGGTTTGGCTAATGAAGCTTACGGCAACGGCAAAACGGCGACTATTGATATTGCCTCCGCAGGCACGACCCCCACCTTTAAGATGCATACTCGCGCTTTCAGTAAAGACGGTGGCGCGACACCGGGAAAAATCAGCTCCGTTATCACGATGTCATTCACGTATAACTAACAAACGGGTTTTTCTCCCGGATACGGCTCAAGGATGGCCGTTTTCGGTCATTTTTTGATTATAGGGTGCTGAAAGGGGTATCATGATTTTCTCTCGCTTTGCGTCTTTGCTGGCTGCATTCAACGCGTTCTCCCCATCGCCTTTACGTTAAACATCCTTCACCTTTCAGCCTCTATTAAGATAACGTGTTGTTTGTTGCGCGTAGCCCATGGTGTCATTTATAACCTTGTCCTCACGACCACCACTTTTATCAACCTCTGATATACTCGTAGTGATATTTCTCTGGGAATGTTGTACGCTATGAAACCTGAAAATTATATTATAAAACTTATACATGAACTCTCTGAACCGGCGCGCGTAAGGGTAGGACGCCAACGGCAAATCATTTCATTGGATCAGCTTGAAGAACCGATGACATTCATACTGCATTCCGGCATCGTCGCCGTCTACCGAACGAGAGACCGGCTTCTACTGAAGTTTATCGAAGCCCCGATGATCGTTGGTATGAATGATCTTATTGATACCAATGCGGGTTTTTATATGCAGGCCTGCGGTGAAATTAGATATGAAATCAAACCACGAAAATCCACACTTGAAACTATTAACAATCGCAATCTTTGGCAGGAAGCCGCCTATTCGTATATGTATGCCATAAAACGTTTACTACAAGCTCACGAAACTTCGGTTGGGTTGTCTACATACGAGTTGATTCGTTTAAACCTTGTGTCACTAATGACCGAAAAAGAAGACGTTCGTCTGTCAGTTAATGCCTGTGATTACATACAGGAAAAAACCCATCTTTCGCGCAGTCGAATTATGAAGATCCTGAGCGATTTGAAAACAGGCAACTATATTAAAATTGAACGTGGGCTCTTAATGGCAATACACAGGCTTCCGGATCACTACTGACCCGGGTAACCAGGTTTATTTGTTCTGCTTCGCCAACCATGCCATTGCCCTTTCTCCCGCCTCATCCACCGGTAAATACACCAGCAGCCGCGACCCGTTTCGCGGCGCTGAGTACCAGTACATCTGCTGCAGCGTAAAATCCCCCAGCTCGGGATGGGTAAACAGCTTGAGCTGGTTCTCCACACCGCGCACGTCGTTGCGCTGGTGCCACAGGGTTTTAAACTCTTCCGACACCGCAAAGAAGCGCGCCAGTTTGACCTCCCACAGCGGATCGCCCCGGTGCTCGGCCATCGCCGCCCGGAAATAGGAAACAAATATGGGCAGCACATCGTCACGCCTGCCGAGACGCGCGCGCCACGCCGGGTTGGTGAGGAACAGGTAAATACAGTTGCGGTCTTCCGGCGGGATTTCATTGAAATCGACGCCCATCAGGTGCCCGAAGCTGTCGTTCCACGCCACGATGTCGAAATTCGGTTTCTGAATGCTGGCGGGTTTAGGCATCAGCGTATCCAGCAGGCGGCGCGTGCCCTCGCTGATACCCTCGCAGCAAACCGCCTGCGGCGCTTCACCCGGCGGCAGCCCGGCTAACACAAACAGGTGTCGGGCCTCGGTCGGGGTGCATTGCAGCGCTTTTGCCACAGCGGCCATCACCGCGCTGGACGGATTGACGTCCCTGCCCTGCTCAAGCCAGGTATACCAGGTCACGCCCACGTCCGCGAGCATCGCCACCTCTTCCCGGCGCAGACCCGGCGTGCGGCGACGACCGCTGCGCGGCAGGCCGAGACGCTGCGGATCGAGGCTTTCGCGTCGCGCGCGTAAAAATGCCCCCAGCTGTTTTCGGGTGTCATCCTGAAGTGAGACGACGGGTTCAGACATCAAGGCCATAAATCCCCCTGCATGGTAGTGCCAGTACCAGTATAAGCAAGAACTGGTACCCGTTTATCAGATGGTTGATGCTACGACCATCTGTTGAATGACGCAATGGAGTTACCATGAATACGTCAGTTGTTTCACCGGGCCGCGCTGGCCTGATATTGCTGCTAACCGGCCAGATGCTGCCGATGATTGATACCTCAATCACCAACGTCGCGCTGGACGCCATCACCCACTCGCTGAACGCCACCGCCACCGAGCTGGAGCTGATAGTCGCCCTCTACGGCGTGGCCTTCGCCGTCTGCCTCGCGCTCGGCAGCAAGCTGGGGGATAACTTTGGCCGTCGGCGTCTGTTCATGTGGGGCGTCGCGAGCTTTGGCCTGGCCTCGCTGCTGTGCGGGATGGCGGGGAACATTGAACAGCTGCTGGCCGCGCGCATCGTTCAGGGGGCGGGGGCCGCGCTGATCGTGCCGCAAATTCTTGCTACCCTGCACGTGACGCTGAAAGGTACGGCGCACGCTAAAGCCATCAGCCTGTTTGGCGGCATCGGTGGGATTGCGTTTATCGTCGGCCAGATGGGCGGCGGCTGGCTGGTGTCGGCGGATATCGCCGGGCTGGGCTGGCGTAACGCCTTCTTCATCAACGTGCCGATTTGTCTGGTGGTGCTGGCACTGAGTCGCCATTTCGTACCCGAAACCCGTCGCGAGACGCCGTCACGCATCGACTGGACCGGAACCGTGCTGCTGGCGATCATTCTTTGCTGCCTGCTGTTCCCGATGGCGCTCGGCCCACAGTGGCACTGGTCGTGGCCGCTGAAGGTTATGCTTCTCGCCATTATTCCGCTGGGCTGGCTGACGGCGCTGAATGCGCGCAAAAAGGAGCGTGAGAACGCCCATCCGCTGATCCCGCCGCGCCTGCTGCAGCTTCGCAGCGTTCGCTTTGGCATTCTGATTGCGATGCTCTTTTTCAGCGTCTGGTCCGGGTTTATGTTCTGTATGGCGCTGACCATGCAAACCGGTCTGGGGATGGCACCGTGGCAGTCCGGAAACAGTTTTATCGCGCTGGGCGTAACTTACTTTATTTCGGCGTGGTTCGCGCCGAGGCTGATTGCTCGCTACAGCACCAGTACCATTCTGCTGACGGGTCTGGCGATCCAGATTGCCGGCCTGCTGGCGCTGATCGCCACGTTCCGCGTCTGGGGAATGGAGAATACCGCCCTGACGCTGGCGCCCGCGACCGGGCTGGTCGGCTACGGGCAGGCGCTGATCGTGAACAGCTTCTACCGCATCGGGATGCGCGATATTCAGCCTGACGACGCGGGGGCTGCGAGCGCCATTCTCAGCACGCTGCAGCAGGCCGCGCTGGGGCTTGGCCCGGCCATTTTTGGCGCGATTTTGCTGCACGCGCTGCAAAACCATCACGGGGATTACACCCAGGCGGTGAACGTCTTCCTGATGGTGGAAACGGCGATGATGGTGGTGCTTGCCCTGGCGACGCTGCGCATCCGCCATCGCCTGTGCCTGCCGGTGGTGAAGGTCTGCCAGGCCACCAAATAAGCCCGGGAATTTGCATAATAGATCCGCAGCCGCCATTATGGGGCTGCATCAATACAGGAGACGTTATGCAGGAATTAATTGCTCAGGTTGAAGAGTTAGGCATTGAAATTAATCACACCACCTCTTTAGTGATTATCTTTGGTATTATTTTTCTTACCGCCATCATCGTTCATTTTATTCTGCACAAAGTGGTGCTTCGCGCTTTCGAAAAACGCGCGCAGG
This region of Enterobacter asburiae genomic DNA includes:
- a CDS encoding O-antigen ligase family protein, producing MFHSRTGWLGGLIGILCVSVMFSHPRFRVRTTSRRRLLVVLLPFAGGLLGMLMLNQPLDASLAHESSSNQRMLTLEYTLRMIGVHPWRGWGLGMFEPAFQNFMAALPFDNPSREMMQHPHNETLFIWAEGGVIALAGGLCLLWGWIVLFLRRKSLWQWAALLTTLPILLHTQVEFPLYYSVAHYFAILILMASADGELRTFQVRSSRLRWPLVFIALYGLVLSAQLFFASIVLGNFETGRLAFPESITGLHVPGLMQMRYQRDLSQLHLLHFNRSGDIDELEKYAVENREWITLHMVEDAWNDQVNIMSFLQHQSEAEKLKLQAHRLMPWDDRFKP
- a CDS encoding fimbrial protein; amino-acid sequence: MNRNIFFFLIAFLFCGYSYASCTPGGQGQVADFTFNDLNIQRDVPVGTVLLQKEVSVPATVGISAYAGACTQEMKMNYAGATKTSLASVYNTNIPGVGIKVFTYTHSGAGAYDYFENPGKNNSFSSPTGMSSYTYWTASNVATVYLVKTGDITSGRLAAGEIGRVTNLETSTVLFNINTSGGNINSLACSIESGNGLSFPIGDVLTTEFKGVNSTPDKTSTVDLKLDCNADANINIKLNGVQNPDSTEKSILALSGNQGQNGVADGVGVQLLYNGTPLEINKLITLKKSSGGKESFPITARYIQTKEAIRPGAANATAVLELIYQ
- a CDS encoding fimbrial protein; protein product: MIYHINELLVMIQCNKIQFISWLVMIFCGLSQAHDGTVNIAGVIQDNTCEIASDSQNFVVDMGVMAQKQFRKVGDSSPDKSFSINLEHCGPAASEATVTFSGVADSLNSDLFAIDVSSDSVNGLALGIYDGNGKPVPPGKTSTGVALKPEQAEAVLDFSARYTAVKDSVTAGSTNVTVTFVINYE
- a CDS encoding fimbrial protein; the protein is MKNNVLCFFLLIFSVAGIFPAKASESTLTISGDVVASVCEVAFTKKITIGSFSGKDFPSVGSNSAFKAMNINLSNCYSKLASVSVKFSGTPDADNPVLLALSETETGTTLATGIGIELLDNGGKTIPFNKSESKTFPLDEGENTLSFLLRYKSTKYPVTPGDATAVLFFDLSYQ
- a CDS encoding fimbrial biogenesis usher protein — its product is MKLRKQARMINAVCWRLSPLALVIGTGLFPGVLHAENYFNPAFLADGKNQVADLSRFENDGSQAPGIYRVDIYLNNDFIISHDVEFQARQTQNSSAPSSSDDTGLTACLSEKVLGGLGLDLSIPQDRKQSVDGQCIDIATLIEGAKASFDFSKQRLDLSVPQVALKNSARGYIPPEKWDQGINALLLNYNLNGSRRKDSSGEGSSNFLGLNGGVNLGAWRYRDYSTFNRSTSSNGETTSQWQHISGFLERTIISLKSELTVGDSYTSGDVFDSVSFRGVQLASDDNMLPDSLKGFAPTVRGIAKSNAQVTIKQNGYVIYQTYVAPGAFAIDDLFPTSSSGDLTVEVKEQDGAITSYSVPYSAVPLLQREGRLKYSATAAKYRTSNEQQDQVSFTQGTLSWGLPHGFTLYGGAQLSDNYKAMAIGTGVNMGHWGALSADVTHAQSTLIDETEHSGQSLRLLYAKSLNEIGTNFQLLGYRYSTSGYYTFTDTTYKHMDGYNSNPLNEDDDDNNDVPHWFDYYNLYYTKRGKLQVNISQQLGGFGSIYLSGSQQSYWHNDDKDTLVQFGYNTTWKDINIGLSYNYSQMSGQPVADKMIAFNLSLPIGKWLSAQGASSSNNAFATYSMNHDNHGSVTQNAGISGTLLEGNNLSYSVQQGYGNQGTGNSGNASLAYQGGYGNANVGYSYDSSNSQQVTYGVAGGIVAHRHGITLSQPLGETNVLVEAPGADNVKVENSTGVKTDWRGYAVVPFATTYRKNRIGLDTTTLGDKVDLEDTVADVVPTKGALVRVSFKAHVGSRALITLLHNNQPVPFGATVTRDDGTGSIVGEDGQVYLSGLAQKGTFTVQWGEGSNMTCNASYQLPVEAENTAITQIKLICR
- a CDS encoding fimbria/pilus periplasmic chaperone — protein: MDKCSPGCFFIFFLDFLKMKTLISMLLLPMLCLGNSHFVYAEGIALGATRIIYPLGEKQTSINVVNTNNKETFLVQSWVSDLQGNKSTQFTVTPPLFVMKPQKANVLRIMYVGPKLPEDRESVFYFNNKAIPSLDKKQLQGNTLQIATQSVIKLFVRPAHLKMKSMDAPATLRCQRSGKSITITNPSPYFVSLVKFSVGGKALPNNMVPPMGNLQVTAPDNAQGSISFQTMNDYGAVTPALTCNA